In Helicobacter bilis, a genomic segment contains:
- a CDS encoding 2OG-Fe dioxygenase family protein: protein MLYLPCPISVVDSIGMCLNLKAMQNKFLNYYAEYQDDLYLLHRNRIDYIKQFVEIPSDDIYNDIYFDFSSLNLENHILTNVINFKSYRKRLISKYLVTLDKNRIERVDSGVFAQSLALVDDDSFDYRKMDRVFKELPDALFDDDLRKIIFFVLNKIRSFTGFSNFQLIVHHTFIFCENANIATNSPEGVHQDGMDFIMSAFVVERKNVKGAKSIIYGGDKKNKLFECTLKDGQGILQADLNTDLWHEVTEISQIDLNEMAYRSSIGFDVKVLQ, encoded by the coding sequence ATGCTTTATTTGCCTTGTCCTATTTCTGTTGTAGATTCTATTGGTATGTGCTTAAATTTAAAGGCTATGCAGAATAAATTCTTAAATTATTATGCGGAATATCAAGATGATTTGTATTTGTTGCATAGAAATCGAATAGATTATATTAAGCAATTTGTGGAAATACCAAGTGATGATATTTATAATGATATATATTTTGATTTTTCTAGTCTTAATTTAGAAAATCATATCCTTACAAATGTTATCAATTTTAAGTCATATAGAAAGCGTTTAATTTCAAAGTATCTTGTAACCTTAGATAAGAATAGGATTGAAAGGGTTGATTCTGGCGTTTTTGCGCAAAGTTTAGCTCTTGTGGACGATGACTCTTTTGACTATAGAAAAATGGATAGAGTGTTTAAGGAGTTGCCTGATGCCTTGTTTGATGATGATTTAAGAAAGATTATATTTTTTGTTTTAAATAAAATTAGATCTTTTACTGGTTTTAGTAATTTTCAGCTCATTGTTCATCATACTTTTATTTTTTGTGAAAATGCTAATATTGCTACTAATTCTCCGGAAGGTGTGCATCAGGATGGCATGGATTTTATAATGTCTGCTTTTGTTGTGGAGAGAAAGAATGTTAAAGGTGCAAAAAGCATTATATATGGTGGGGATAAGAAAAATAAGCTTTTTGAATGCACATTAAAAGATGGTCAGGGAATCTTGCAGGCTGATTTAAATACAGATTTATGGCACGAAGTCACAGAAATTTCACAAATTGATTTAAATGAGATGGCTTATCGTTCCAGCATAGGTTTTGATGTAAAGGTTCTGCAATGA
- the trpS gene encoding tryptophan--tRNA ligase, translating to MKKKAFSGIQPTGSLHLGNYLGAIKQWVKNQAEYENIYCVVNTHAITIHQDPKVLQQNTIELFAMLLACGLTSENTKLFVQSRIDYHGALAWILDCNIGMGEMSRMTQFKDKSQKNPQNINVGLFNYPALMAADILLYQSDFVPVGEDQKQHLELTRNVAMRFNERYGECFKVPEPLIAEVGARIMSLDDPSVKMSKSNKGEYSVINLLDSKDSIIKKVKKATTDSFNEIVFDKERAGLYNLLCIYECITGKSRNEIENSFKGYGEFKIALAEAIFAELEPIQQKYHQFMQEKTYINDIITRDETYIRDLAQSTYDRAKSLVGLI from the coding sequence ATGAAAAAAAAAGCATTTTCAGGTATCCAGCCAACAGGCAGTCTGCATTTAGGTAACTATCTTGGTGCCATCAAGCAATGGGTAAAAAATCAAGCAGAATATGAAAATATCTATTGTGTTGTAAATACTCATGCTATAACGATACACCAAGACCCAAAGGTTTTGCAGCAAAATACTATAGAACTTTTTGCTATGCTGCTTGCGTGTGGGCTTACAAGCGAGAATACAAAGCTTTTTGTGCAAAGTAGAATTGACTATCATGGTGCGCTTGCGTGGATTCTAGATTGCAATATCGGTATGGGCGAGATGAGTCGCATGACTCAATTTAAAGATAAATCACAGAAAAATCCGCAAAATATAAATGTCGGACTTTTTAATTATCCAGCGTTGATGGCGGCTGATATTTTATTGTATCAAAGCGATTTTGTGCCAGTTGGAGAAGACCAAAAGCAGCATTTAGAGCTTACAAGAAATGTTGCCATGAGATTTAATGAACGCTATGGAGAATGCTTTAAAGTGCCAGAGCCCTTAATCGCAGAGGTTGGTGCTAGAATCATGTCGCTTGATGACCCAAGTGTAAAGATGAGTAAGTCAAATAAAGGTGAATATAGTGTGATAAATCTGCTTGATTCTAAAGATAGCATTATAAAAAAAGTCAAAAAAGCCACCACAGATAGCTTTAATGAGATTGTGTTTGATAAAGAAAGGGCAGGGCTTTATAATCTCTTGTGTATTTATGAATGTATCACAGGTAAAAGTCGCAATGAGATTGAAAATAGTTTTAAGGGCTATGGCGAGTTTAAGATTGCACTTGCTGAAGCCATTTTTGCAGAATTAGAGCCAATACAGCAAAAATATCATCAATTCATGCAGGAAAAAACTTATATTAATGATATAATCACGCGTGATGAAACATACATTAGAGACCTAGCCCAAAGCACTTATGATAGGGCAAAGTCTTTAGTGGGTTTAATTTAA
- a CDS encoding LysE/ArgO family amino acid transporter gives MEIIFFKGFLLSLSLIVAIGAQNIFIIKQAMLKNHIFAVCLTCFLCDVILMFVGIFGVGEFLAKNRILNLCIAIFGSMFVFYYGIVALKSAFSKESVVNFSQSNPTSLKKAVMLTLMVTLLNPHVYLDTVFVVGASALMFNVEEKMIFACGSLGASCLWFFSLGYSALKLSSLLVKMARVIDVFVALIMFFIFLSLISYILSLF, from the coding sequence ATGGAGATTATTTTTTTTAAAGGTTTTTTGCTATCTCTTTCTTTGATTGTTGCTATTGGCGCTCAAAATATTTTTATCATAAAGCAGGCTATGCTTAAAAATCATATTTTTGCAGTGTGTTTGACTTGTTTTTTATGCGATGTGATTTTAATGTTTGTGGGAATCTTTGGAGTGGGAGAATTTTTGGCAAAAAATCGCATTCTAAATTTATGTATTGCGATTTTTGGAAGCATGTTTGTTTTTTATTATGGAATTGTTGCTTTGAAATCCGCTTTTTCTAAAGAATCTGTTGTTAATTTTTCTCAATCTAATCCTACATCACTTAAAAAAGCTGTTATGTTAACCTTGATGGTTACGCTTTTGAATCCCCATGTGTATTTGGATACTGTTTTTGTAGTAGGTGCTTCTGCTTTGATGTTTAATGTTGAAGAAAAGATGATTTTTGCGTGTGGGTCGCTTGGCGCATCTTGTTTGTGGTTTTTTTCTTTGGGATATAGTGCTTTAAAATTAAGCTCATTGCTTGTGAAAATGGCTAGAGTAATTGATGTGTTTGTTGCTTTAATCATGTTTTTTATATTTTTGTCATTAATTTCTTATATTTTAAGCTTATTTTAA
- a CDS encoding ACT domain-containing protein, with amino-acid sequence MNLKLCNETFIIKRVDKNLKINLNNNIFCIVNEFDCLSLIEFASEHNTDKLKFRAFYIDNIFDFSQSGVLFEVLKPLKENNISVLVISAFSRDYIFVNELDYENAKNILKV; translated from the coding sequence ATGAATTTAAAGCTTTGCAATGAGACTTTTATTATCAAAAGAGTGGATAAGAATCTTAAAATTAATTTGAACAATAATATTTTTTGTATCGTTAATGAATTTGATTGTTTAAGTTTAATTGAGTTTGCTTCAGAACATAATACAGATAAATTAAAATTTAGGGCGTTTTATATAGATAATATATTTGATTTTTCTCAAAGTGGAGTCTTGTTTGAAGTCTTAAAGCCCTTAAAGGAAAACAATATTAGCGTATTGGTGATATCTGCTTTTAGCAGAGATTATATTTTTGTTAATGAATTAGACTATGAAAACGCAAAGAATATACTAAAGGTTTAA
- a CDS encoding TrmH family RNA methyltransferase, translating into MIIFGKQCFEYVIHHAPTHIQEIYLAKDIEKPLFAKLKRLNVPILRIDNKKAQSLARGKNHQGVFAKIKPIEQTPFKALLDFSSLVVLCGMSDIGNIGAIVRTAYALGVGGIVISDRDTLNTQALEGIFRSSSGALLNMPFSFHKSSLSVANEAKMKQFTLIGAGKNNKNILESTPNKWAIFIGREDTGLPQKLLNKLDYTLHIAMCNGFDSLNASVAAGILIDRIQHIKKEYYG; encoded by the coding sequence ATGATTATTTTTGGGAAGCAATGTTTTGAATATGTGATACATCATGCACCTACGCATATTCAAGAGATTTATTTAGCAAAAGACATAGAAAAGCCTTTGTTTGCTAAACTAAAAAGGCTAAATGTGCCAATCCTTAGGATAGATAATAAAAAAGCACAAAGTCTTGCACGGGGGAAAAATCATCAAGGTGTATTTGCAAAAATCAAGCCCATTGAGCAAACTCCATTTAAAGCCTTGCTTGATTTCTCAAGCCTAGTTGTATTATGCGGCATGAGTGATATTGGAAATATTGGGGCTATTGTGAGAACCGCTTATGCACTTGGCGTTGGCGGGATTGTAATCAGCGATAGAGACACTTTAAACACGCAAGCATTAGAGGGGATTTTTAGATCAAGCAGTGGGGCATTACTCAATATGCCCTTTTCTTTTCATAAATCAAGCCTTAGTGTTGCCAATGAAGCAAAAATGAAGCAATTTACACTCATTGGAGCAGGTAAAAATAATAAAAATATTTTAGAATCTACACCCAACAAATGGGCTATTTTTATCGGCAGGGAAGATACAGGGCTGCCACAAAAGCTACTTAATAAGCTTGATTACACCTTGCATATTGCTATGTGTAATGGCTTTGATTCTCTAAATGCAAGCGTTGCAGCAGGAATACTCATTGATAGAATCCAACACATAAAAAAGGAATATTATGGCTGA